The Geomonas agri genome contains the following window.
CCGAAGGTCGCTACCTCGAAGATGGGTGCCTCGGGGTCGCGGTTGATGGCAATGATGACGTCGGAGTCCTGCATTCCCACCAAATGCTGGATCGCGCCGGATATGCCGCAGGCGATGTAGATCTTGGGACGCACCGTCTTTCCGGTCTGCCCGACTTGCCGGTCCTGTGGCAGCCACCCCGCGTCAACCGCGCTGCGCGACCCGCCCACTACAGCTCCCAACTCCTCGGCCAGCTCCTCCAGCATGGCAAAGTTTTCCTTTGCCAGTAGCCCGCGCCCACCAGAGACGATGAACTCGGCACCGGCGACGTCCACCTTGTCCTTGGCGCTCTTGTCGGTGATCACCTCGAGCACGCGCGTGAAGATGGATGCTTCGGGAATGGGACAGCTTTCGTGGATGACGGTGCCGGTCCTGCCACTTTTCTGCTGCGGCATGGGCATCACGTGCGGGCGCACCGTCGCCATCTGTGGACGGAACCGGTCGCACATGATGGTGGCCATGATGTTGCCGCCAAATGCGGGTCGCGTCTGCATGAGGTTCCCCTTGGCGTCAATACCCAGACCGGTGCAGTCCGCAGTGAGGCCCGTCTTGACCCGGGTCGCGACGGCGCCGGCCAAGTCGCGACCCATGCCCGACGCGCCCATCAGCACCACCTCCGGCTTGTGCTGGTTGATCAGTTGGCACATCGCTTCGAGGAAAGGCTCGGTTCGATACTGGCGGAATACCGGGTCGTTGACCAGGTACGCCTGGTCGGCGCCGTAGCTGAACGCAAGGTCGGCGAGGTGTTCAACACCACTACCGATGATCACCGCCGACAGAGGCACCCCGAGCTGGTCGGCAAGTTCGCGGCCCGCACCGGTCAGTTCCCAGGAAACCTTGGCTGCATCGCCGTCATTCTGTTCAATGAATACCCAGACGCCTTTATATGCAGCTATCTTGCGGCGGCGTTCGAGATCTTCCTCGTCCACCTCTTCGCAGCCGTGTTTCTCAAAACTCGCAATGATGGTTAGTTTCTCAGGGGTGTAGAACATCTCAAGAGCGCCAGCCGGACAGGCTTTGACGCACTTATCGCAGCCAATGCATTTTTCCGCCTCGATGATCGGTTCGCCCTGCTCGCTCATCTCCACGCCGTTAACCGGGCAGACGCTTTGGCAGCGCGCTCCGCAGGCGATGCATTTGCCTGCTATGATCCGCGCCTTGCCGCGGGGTTTCTTTTGCTTCACTGGTTCAGTCACGAAGGCACCTGTTTTTTTGGGGGGGGGAAGAGTTGATTGGCTAAACTGCCAGCATGTCGCCGTCGATCAACCGGTCGAGCAATTGCCGCGCAGCACCCAGCGGGTCAGTGATGCCGTCGCCGATGATTTCGCCTTCCTTGCGTTCCGGGGAGAATATCCGGCTCACCCATGTCGGTGACCCTTTCAACCCGATGCTGTTCACATCCAACTGCAAGTGCTCATTGCTCCAGCATTCCACCTGTGCCTTGGCAGAGGATAGCCGCATGGGCACCGTCGGGTACCGAGGGCGGTTCAACTCGCGCACCACGGTGATCATCGCCGGCAGCCGCGCCTCGACAATCTCGTAGCGTCCCTCCAGCTTGCGGCGCACTATGATGGTCTTTTGCGCAATGTCGATCTTTTCGATCCGGTCTACCAGCGTTAACTGGGAAAACCCCAGGCGAACAGCGATTCCTGGTCCCACCTGGGCGGTGTCGCCGTCTATGGTCTGCTTGCCGCAGAAAACGATGCCTACCTGCTCCTGCTCGCCAAGTTTTTGGATAGCTGCTGCAAGCACATTACTGGTGGACAGCGTGTCGGCACCGCCGAAAACACGATCGGAAAGGAGGATGCTGCGGTCCACCCCCAAGGCCAGCGCCTTCCTCAACGTCGCCTCCGCATTAGGTGGGCCCATGGAGAGGGCAACCGCCGTGAAGCCATGACTGTCCTTAAGGCGCAGGCTTTCCTCCAGTGCGTGGCTGTCATAGGGATTTATGATGAACGGTATGCCATCCCTGATGAGAGTATTTGTGACGGGATCTATTTGCACCTGGGTGGTGTCCGGAACCTGCTTTATGCAGGCGACGACTAACATGCGCCCTCCTTGTAGGGACAACCAGAAGCTACTTACCGGCGTATCGCTTTACTGTTTTACCTGCTGACGGTTGCGTCATCCCATGCTGCCCATGCTTGCCAGTGCAAATACCTTCTGCGGCACATATTTTGGCTTGGCGCCAAGGTACATGAGGGTGTTACCCCCCCTTATCGAAAATCCATTGCGGGTGAGTAAAGCTGCTGCTGTCACGTTGCCAGCAGGAACATCGAGGAACACCGATTTGCCAGCTGCAGCCAAGGCAAGACCGAGAAGCGGTGCAGCCTGTCCTTCCAAGAGAGCCCCCCACGGTCCGAGTTGCGTCCCCTGTGGCCAATGTTGAATGCAGACGAACGAGTAATTGCCGCAGATGACGTGCCCGCGGCCGCTGGTGATGGTCAAAAGGGAGTCTCTGCTGTCGCCCCACCCGGCGCTGTCCACGTGACGTAACATTTCCGGGTCCCACCTTGGAGAAGTACGCCAGCCAGACCTGCCACCCCCCTCCCCTACCCAACGGTTGATGTTGTCGATAGCGATGAAGCCGAGCTTCTTGTACAATTCCACTCCTTTTTCCGAAGCCGTCAGCCAGACAGTCTTGACACCGCCATCGAGCAGCGCATGCAAGGCACCTTGCATCAACTCGGTGCCGATGCCACCTCTACGCGCCTGTGGCGCGACAAGCAGGTTGCCGACCCAGCCGCTTTTGTCATGGCGTAGCGAGGTGATGTAGCCCACGGTCTCATTGCCGTCGCGCTTTACCAGGCAGCCTTGTGGGAAGGTCTGCAGCAGGAATTCCAGTTCCCATTTCCCGCACACCCACCCTTCAGCCTTGGCCAACCGGAGGAACGGCTCAATATCTGAGCGGAGGAACCAGCTGGCCATGTCAGTCTTTCGTTGCCACGGCCAGCTGCAAGTTCTCACCGATCAAGCCAACCGCGTCAGCGCGGCACTGCTTGCAATGCTTGAACTGCCCTATCGTCTTCTCGTTGTCGC
Protein-coding sequences here:
- a CDS encoding FAD-binding protein yields the protein MTEPVKQKKPRGKARIIAGKCIACGARCQSVCPVNGVEMSEQGEPIIEAEKCIGCDKCVKACPAGALEMFYTPEKLTIIASFEKHGCEEVDEEDLERRRKIAAYKGVWVFIEQNDGDAAKVSWELTGAGRELADQLGVPLSAVIIGSGVEHLADLAFSYGADQAYLVNDPVFRQYRTEPFLEAMCQLINQHKPEVVLMGASGMGRDLAGAVATRVKTGLTADCTGLGIDAKGNLMQTRPAFGGNIMATIMCDRFRPQMATVRPHVMPMPQQKSGRTGTVIHESCPIPEASIFTRVLEVITDKSAKDKVDVAGAEFIVSGGRGLLAKENFAMLEELAEELGAVVGGSRSAVDAGWLPQDRQVGQTGKTVRPKIYIACGISGAIQHLVGMQDSDVIIAINRDPEAPIFEVATFGIVGDLFQVVPALTAQVREMKARGTT
- a CDS encoding electron transfer flavoprotein subunit beta/FixA family protein, yielding MLVVACIKQVPDTTQVQIDPVTNTLIRDGIPFIINPYDSHALEESLRLKDSHGFTAVALSMGPPNAEATLRKALALGVDRSILLSDRVFGGADTLSTSNVLAAAIQKLGEQEQVGIVFCGKQTIDGDTAQVGPGIAVRLGFSQLTLVDRIEKIDIAQKTIIVRRKLEGRYEIVEARLPAMITVVRELNRPRYPTVPMRLSSAKAQVECWSNEHLQLDVNSIGLKGSPTWVSRIFSPERKEGEIIGDGITDPLGAARQLLDRLIDGDMLAV
- a CDS encoding GNAT family N-acetyltransferase, with product MASWFLRSDIEPFLRLAKAEGWVCGKWELEFLLQTFPQGCLVKRDGNETVGYITSLRHDKSGWVGNLLVAPQARRGGIGTELMQGALHALLDGGVKTVWLTASEKGVELYKKLGFIAIDNINRWVGEGGGRSGWRTSPRWDPEMLRHVDSAGWGDSRDSLLTITSGRGHVICGNYSFVCIQHWPQGTQLGPWGALLEGQAAPLLGLALAAAGKSVFLDVPAGNVTAAALLTRNGFSIRGGNTLMYLGAKPKYVPQKVFALASMGSMG